A segment of the Streptomyces sp. Tu 2975 genome:
CGGGTTCGGTGGAGGCCCAGGAGTGGGGGGCGCAGGCGGACGGGTGTCCGCCGAGGCTGCGGACGCACGACCGGTACGGGCACCGGGTCGACGAGGTGGAGTTCCACCCGGCCTGGCACCGGCTGTTGGGCCGTGCCGTCTCCGCGGGTCTGGTGAGTGCCTGGGGCCGGCCGGGCGGGCATGTCCGCCGGGCGGCCGGCTTCCTGGTGTGGACGCAGGTCGAGGCGGGTCACGGCTGCCCGGTGTCGATGACGCACGCCGCTGTGCCGGCGCTGCGTACCGATCCGGTGCTGGCCGCCGAGTGGGAGCCGCGGCTGACGTCGACCGTGTACGAGGAGGGCCTGCGTCCGGCGTCGCTGAAGCGCGGGGTCCTGTTCGGGATGGGCATGACGGAGAAGCAGGGCGGCAGCGACGTGCGGACGAACACGACGCGTGCCGAGCCGCTGGCGCAGGACGGCGAGTACCTGCTGACGGGGCACAAGTGGTTCTGTTCGGCTCCGATGAGCGACGGTTTCCTTGTGCTGGCGCAGGTGGCCCCGGCCGCGGGACGGGGCGGGCTGAGCTGTTTCCTGGTGCCGCGGGTGCTGGAGGACGGCAGCCGGAACGTCTTCCGGATCCAGCGGCTGAAGGACAAGCTCGGCAACCGGTCCAACGCCTCGGCCGAGGTCGAGTTCGAGGGGACGTGGGCGCGGCGGGTCGGCGAGGAGGGGCGGGGGGTGCGCACGATCATCGGGATGGTGGCGGCGACCCGTCTGGACTGTGTCCTCGGTTCGGCGGCGTTGATGCGGCAGGCGGTGGCGCAGGCGATCCATCACACGGCGTACCGGAGCGCGTTCGGCGGGCTGCTGATCGACAAGCCGCTGATGCGCAATGTACTGGCCGATCTGGCTCTGGAGTCGGAGGCGGCGACGACGCTCGGGATGCGGCTGGCGGCGGCGTACGACGCGGACACGGAGCAGGAGCGGGCGTTCCTGCGGCTGGCGGTCCCCACGGCGAAGTTCTGGGTGGCGAAGCGGTGCACGCCGGTGGTCGCGGAGGCGCTGGAGTGTCTGGGCGGCAACGGCTATGTGGAGGAGTCGGGCATGCCGCGGCTGCTGCGGGAGTCGCCGCTGAACTCGATCTGGGAGGGGTCGGGCAATGTGCAGGCGCTGGATGTGCTGCGGGTGCTGCAGAGGGAGCCGTCGGCGCTGAACGCCTTCCTCCAGGAGGTGGGCAGGGCGCGGGGCGCGGATCACCGGCTGGACGGGGCGATCAAGGGCGTGCTGACGGAGCTGGCGGATCTGGACGGCATCGAGGCGCGGGCGCGCCGGCTGGTGGAGCGGATGGCGCTGGTGCTGCAGGGTTCGCTGCTGGTGCGGTGGGCCCCGCCGGAGGTGGCGGACGCGTTCTGCGCGTCGCGTCTGGGTGGCGACGGCGGGTCGGTGTTCGGCACGCTTCCGCACACTCTGGACCTGGCTTCGATCGTGGAGCGGGCCCGCGCGGTGGTGTGAGCCCTGGGCGGGGCCCCGCGTGCGGGGCGACCGGGGCGGACGCCCGTCGTGAGACACCGAACGGGTGCGGGCCGCTGTGAGACGGCCCGCACCCGCGACGGTTGACGGGTGGTGCTGCGCCGACACGGCACCACCCACACCGGCGAACCGGTGTTCCGTCACCTTCGTACACGCGCACGCCTCTTCGCGACGGTTGCAAAGGGTTGCATCCTTGTGTGGCATAACGCGGCGCGCGGCGGCCGCGCGGGTGGAGGATCAGGACGGCCACCCCCGCACACCGGACGCCGGCGTCGCCGAGGAGGACCCGTGAAGAATGCATCGCTCGACCTGGCCGGACTTGCGGCCATGGACACCGCCGAGGCCTTGCGGCTGCTGAAGGGTGTGCGGGACGCCGCCCTGTCCGGCCGCCGGCCGAAGGTCGGGCCACGCGCGGACATCGACGAGTCGTGGCAGCGGATGCTGCGCCGGGGCCTGGACCCGGAGCGGGACCGCCGGGCCGGGCTGCTGCCGCTGGAGGAGCTGGAGCGGCGCAGGCTCGCCTCGCCGTTGCTGGAGGTGCTGCCCGTGCTGCGCGAAGGCCTGGTCGCCATGGCGGAGGGCGCGCAGCACATCATGGTCGTCGCGGACGCCGAGGGCCGGCTGCTGTGGCGTGAGGGCAGCGCGGCGGTCCTCCGTAAGGGCGATTCGCACGGTTTCGTGGTGGGCGCCGACTGGAAGGAGGAGCTGGTCGGCACGAACGGTGTCGGTACTCCTCTGGTGTCCCGGCGTCCTGTGCAGGTGCACTCCGCCGAGCATTTCGTCTCCACGCACCACACGTGGACCTGCGCGGGGGCGCCGATCACGGACCCGCGGGACGGCAGGCTGATCGGTGTCGTCGACATCAGCGGCCCGCTGTCGACGATGCATCCGGCGACGCTGGCGCTGGTCACGTCGGTGGCCCGTCTCGCGGAGGCCGAGCTGCGCAATCGCCACCACGAGGCGCTCGACCGGCTGCGCAGTGTCGCCTCGCCGCTGCTGGGGCGGTTGGGTGGCCGGGCGGTGGCGGTGGACGCGAACGGCTGGCCGGCGGCGGTGACGGGCATGGCGCCGCCGGGCCGGCTGCCGCTGCCGAGGTCGGTCAGGGCCGGCCGGCTGTGGTTGCCGTCGCTCGGTCGGTGCATGGTGGAGCCGCTGCCGGGCGGTTGGCTGGTACGTCCCGACGAGGCATCTCCGGAGGCTTCCGAGCCGGGCCGGGTGGTGCTGGACCTGAGCAGGCCGCGGCGGCCGTGTGTCACCGTCGTGGGCGCCTCGGGGAGCTGGTCGCACGAGCTCAGCCCTCGTCATGCCGAGCTGCTGTACGTCCTGGCGCGTCACCGCGACGGGCGGTCGGCGGCGCAGCTGGCGCAGGACCTCTTCGAGGACCCGTCGCGGACGGTGACCGTGCGGGCGGAGATGTCCCGGCTGCGGCGGCATCTGGCGCAGGTCCTGGCCCACCGGCCGTACCGCTTCGCGGAGGAGGTGGAGGTGGAGCTGGTGCTGCCGGAGCGGCCGGCGGACCTGCTGCCGCACTCGAGCGCCCCGGCCGTGCGTCGGGGGCGGATGCCGTGATTCCCTGTCGCGCATGAGCACCGTCACCGTGACCACCTGGTCCCTCGAACAGACCTCCCGCGACGACCAGCGGCCGTCGGCCGCCCCCGGGAGGACATACGTGTCGTCCGCGCCGGGATCGCCTCGCCGGAGTTCAGCCGGTTCCTCTACACGGCGGTCGGCGGGGACGTCCGGTGGACGGACCGGCTGGGCATGACGTACGCCGAGTGGCAGAAGCTGCTGGACCGCCCGGGGGTCGAGACCTGGGTCGCGTACGAGAAGGGGACGCCGGCCGGTTACGTGGAGCTCGAGGCGCAGGACGGCGGCGTGGTGGAGATCGTCTACTTCGGGCTGATCCCGGCCTTCCGGGGCCGCCGGATCGGCGGTCATCTCCTGTCGGCGGGGGTGGCCCGCGCCTGGGACCTGGCGGAGCGGTGGCCGGGGACAGCGCCGACGGAGCGGGTGTGGCTGCACACCTGCTCCCTGGACGGCCCGCACGCGAAGGACAATTATCTGCGGCGCGGTTTCCGTGTCTTCGACGAGAAGGTCACGGAGGAGGCCGAGGTCTCCGCTCCGGGCCCTTGGCCGGGTGCCGCGGTCTGAGCGGTCGAACGGCCCGCCCGGGGGCACGGCGTACGTTCGCCGGTGACCCAGGACACACTGTCTCGCGATGCGGGACAGTGTTGTCCACATTTTGGATGAAGGTGGACTGGGTCCAAAGTCCCATGACACGCTTCCGTCATGTCCAGCACTGGAATTGCCTTGGTGAGTCGGCGGCACGTCGACCTCGGCCGCATGTCCAGCGCCATCTGTCCGGCCTGCTGAGAGCTCAGCACCGCCGCACTTCCGACTTTCTTCACCCCGCCCTGCGCACCGTCGCGCTTCTCCGCGAGTGTGCAGCTCAGAGCCGCCCTCCTGCAGTCTCGAAGGACTATCACCATGGCCGCCAGCCCTGAAAAGCCCGACTCCGTCACGCCCCGCCGCAAGGCCGGACGCCACCGTGGCGAGGGCCAGTGGGCCATGGGGCACCACACGCCCCTGAACGGCAACGAGCAGACCAAGAAGGACGACGACGGTCTCAATGTGCGGACACGCATTGAGACGATCTACGCCCACCGGGGCTTCGACTCGATCGACGGCGCCGATCTGCGCGGACGCATGCGCTGGTGGGGCCTCTACACCCAGCGCAAGCCCGGGATCGACGGCGGCAAGACCGCGATCCTGGAGCCGGAGGAGCTGGACGACGAGTTCTTCATGCTGCGCGTGCGTATCGACGGCGGGCGGCTGACGACCGAGCAGCTGCGGGTCATCGGGGAGATCTCGCAGGAGTTCGCCCGCGGCACCGCCGACCTCACCGACCGGCAGAACGTGCAGTTCCACTGGATCCGGATCGAGGACGTCCCGGAGATCTGGCGGCGGCTCGAGGCCGTGGGCCTGTCGACGACCGAGGCCTGCGGTGACACGCCCCGCACCATCCTCGGCTCGCCGGTCGCCGGGATCGCCCAGGACGAGATCGTCGACGGCACCCCGGCCATCGAGGAGATCCACCGCCGGTTCATCGGCAACAAGGAATTCTCCAACCTGCCCCGCAAGTTCAAGACCGCCATCTCCGGATCGCCGCTGCTCGACGTGGCGCACGAGATCAACGACGTCGCGTTCGTCGGCGTCGAGCACCCGGAGCACGGCCCCGGCTTCGACCTCTGGGTCGGCGGCGGACTGTCCACGAACCCCAAGCTCGGCGTCCGCCTCGGCGCCTGGGTCCCGCTGGACGAGGTCCCGGACGCCTGGGAGGGCGTTGTCTCGATCTTCCGCGACTACGGCTACCGCCGGCTGCGCAACCGCGCCCGGCTGAAGTTCCTGGTCGCGGACTGGGGCCCGGAGAAGTTCCGCCAAGTCCTCGAGGACGAGTACCTGAAGCGCAAGCTCGTCGACGGTCCGGCCCCCGAGCAGCCGGCGCAGCAGTGGCGTGACCACGTCGGCGTCCACCGCCAGCAGGACGGCCGCTTCTACGTCGGCTTCGCACCGCGCGTCGGCCGCGTCGACGGGGCGACCCTCAACAAGATCGCCGAGCTGGCGGAGAGCCACGGCTCCGGCCGGTTGCGCACCACGGTCGAGCAGAAGATGATCGTGCTGGACGTGACGGAGGACCAGGTCGACTCTCTGGTCTCCGGCCTGGAGGCGCTGGACCTGCGGGTCACGCCCTCGCCGTTCCGGCGGGGCACGATGGCCTGCACCGGCATCGAGTTCTGCAAGCTGGCCATCGTCGAGACGAAGGGCCGCGGCTCCGCCCTCATCGACGAACTCGAGCGGCGGCTGCCCGAGTTCGAGGAGCCGCTCACCATCAACCTCAACGGCTGCCCCAACGCCTGCGCCCGGATCCAGACCGCGGACATCGGTCTCAAGGGCCAGCTCATGCTGGACGACGAGGGCAACCAGGTCGAGGGCTACCAGGTCCACCTCGGAGGCGCGCTGGGTCTCGACCCGGCGTTCGGCCGCAAGGTGCGGGGCCTGAAGGTCACCTCGGCCGAGCTTCCGGACTACGTGGAGCGGGTCCTCAAGCGCTTCGAGGCGGAGCGCGCGGACGGCGAGCGCTTCGCCACCTGGGCGGCCAGGGCCTCCGAGGAGGCCCTCTCATGAGCGAGCGGGCAGCGCCGTTCTACTGCCCCTACTGCGGCGACGAGGATCTGCGTCCCAGCGAAGAAGGTCACGGCGCCTGGGAATGCGCGGCGTGCAACCGGGCCTTCCAGTTGAAGTTCCTCGGTCTGCTGACGCGAGGACTTCGGCGCAACGACGGTGGAGGGGAAGAGATATGACGACGGTTCAGGCCGAGCGGGATCTCAAGACGCTGGCCGAGCAGGCGGGCCGGGACCTCGAGGAGGCCTCCGCCCTGGAGATCCTCGAGTGGGCCACGAAAACCTTCGGCCCGCGGTTCTGTGTCACCTCCTCGATGGAGGACGCGGTGGTCGCCCACCTCGCCTCCCGGGTGCTGCCCGGCGTGGATGTCGTCTTCCTCGACACCGGCTACCACTTCGAGGAGACCATCGGCACCCGCGACGCCGTGGACGCGGTGATGGACGTCAACGTCATCACGCTCACGCCCCGTCGGACGGTGGCCGAGCAGGACGCCGAACACGGGCCGAAACTGCACGACCGCGACCCCGACCTGTGCTGCGCGCTGCGCAAGGTCAAGCCGCTCGAAGAGGGCCTGACCGCCTACGACGCGTGGGCCACGGGCCTGCGCCGCGACGAGTCCCCCACCCGGGCGAACACCCCGGTCGTGGGCTGGGACGAGAAGCGGCGGAAGGTCAAGGTCTCCCCGATCGCCCGCTGGACGCAGGACGACGTGGACGCCTACGTCGCCGAGCACGGCGTGCTCACCAACCCGCTGCTGACGGACGGCTACGCCTCCGTCGGCTGCGCGCCCTGCACCCGCCGGGTGCTCGAGGGCGAGGACGCGCGCGCCGGTCGCTGGGCCGGGCGGGGCAAGACCGAGTGCGGGCTGCACGGCTGATGACGTACACACCGGAGATTCAGGAGAAGGAAGTGACCGGAGCCACCATCTGGCTCACGGGTCTGCCGAGCGCCGGCAAGACCACCATCGCGTACGAGCTGGCGGGACGGCTGAGCGCGGAGGGCCACCGGGTCGAGCTCCTCGACGGTGACGAGATCCGGGAGTTCCTCTCCGCGGGCCTCGGCTTCACCCGGGAGGACCGGCACACGAACGTGCAGCGGATCGGTTTCGTCGCCGAACTGCTGGCGTCCAACGGTGTGAAGGTCCTGGTGCCGGTCATCGCCCCGTACGCGGACAGCCGGGACGCGGTGCGTAAGCGCCACCTGAGCGAGGGCACGCCCTATCTGGAGGTGCACGTCGCCACTCCGGTCGAGGTCTGCTCGGTGCGTGACGTGAAGGGCCTGTACGCGAGGCAGGCCGCGGGCGAGATCAGCGGCCTGACCGGCGTCGACGACCCGTACGAGGAGCCCGAGTCGCCCGATCTGCGGATCGAGTCGCACAACCAGACCGTTCAGGAGTCCGCAGCGGCGCTCCACGCACTGCTCGGCGAGCGGGGGCTGCTGTGAGCGCCGCATGCGCGGCAGCCGGGCCGCAGCCGACCATGATTGCCGCGCCTTCCCGCCGCACAGGCGGAGATGGGGGCACCTCCCAAGCGTCAGCTCTGGGGATCACGAAAGGGTCACCGTATGACGACCGTCGCCACTGTCCACGAGGGCACAGACAGCCCGTACGCGCTCTCCCACCTGGACGCCCTCGAGTCGGAGGCGGTGCACATCTTCCGCGAGGTGGCGGGCGAGTTCGAGCGGCCGGTGATCCTCTTCTCCGGCGGCAAGGACTCGATCGTCATGCTGCACCTTGCGCTGAAGGCGTTCGCGCCGGCGCCGGTGCCTTTCTCGCTGCTGCACGTCGACACCGGTCACAACTTCCCCGAGGTGCTCGAGTACCGGGACCGCACCGTCGCCCGGCACGGGCTGCGGCTGCACGTCGCCTCGGTGCAGGAGTACATCGACGCCGGCAAGCTGCGTGAGCGGCCCGACGGCACCCGTAACCCGTTGCAGACAGTGCCGCTGACCGAGGCCATCCAGCAGCACCGTTTCGACGCGGTGTTCGGCGGCGGCCGGCGCGACGAGGAGAAGGCCCGCGCCAAGGAGCGGGTGTTCTCGCTGCGCGACGAGTTCTCGCAGTGGGACCCGCGCCGTCAGCGGCCCGAGCTGTGGCAGCTCTACAACGGCCGCCACGCGCCCGGCGAGCATGTGCGGGTCTTCCCGCTGTCCAACTGGACCGAGCTGGACGTGTGGCAGTACATCCAGCGCGAGGAGATCGAACTCCCCCAGATCTACTTCGCGCACGAGCGTGAGGTGTTCAAGCGCTCCGGCATGTGGCTCACCGCCGGCGAGTGGGGCGGCCCCAAGGACACCGAGACGACCGAGAAGCGGCTCGTCCGCTACCGCACCGTCGGCGACATGTCCTGCACCGGCGCCGTCGACTCCGACGCCACCACGCTGGCCGCCGTGATCACCGAGATCGCCGCCTCCCGTCTCACCGAGCGGGGCGCGACCCGCGCCGACGACAAGCTGTCAGAGGCCGCGATGGAAGACCGCAAGCGCGAAGGGTACTTCTAGAGATGACCAGCCCCACCGAGCAGCTGGCCGAACAGCTCTCCGCCACCACCCTGCTGCGCTTCGCCACCGCCGGGTCCGTCGACGACGGCAAGTCCACCCTGGTCGGGCGGCTTCTGCACGACTCCAAGTCCGTCCTGGCCGACCAGCTGGAGGCCGTCGAGCACGCCTCCCGCAGCCGCGGCCAGGAGACGCCCGACCTGGCGCTGCTCACCGACGGCCTGCGGGCCGAGCGCGAGCAGGGCATCACCATCGACGTGGCGTACCGCTACTTCGCCACCCCGCGGCGGCGGTTCATCCTCGCCGACACCCCGGGCCATGTGCAGTACACCCGCAACATGGTCACCGGCGCCTCGACGGCGGAGCTCGCGGTCGTGCTGGTCGACGCCCGTAACGGCGTCGTCGAGCAGACCCGCCGGCACGCCGCGGTCGCCGCGCTGCTGCGCGTTCCGCATGTGGTGCTCGCCGTCAACAAGATGGACCTCGTGGACTACGCGGAGCCCGTCTTCGCGAAGATCGCCGAGGAGTTCACCGCGTACGCCGCCTCGCTGGGCGTCCCGGAGATCACCGCCATCCCGATCTCCGCGCTGGCCGGCGACAACGTGGTGGACCCGTCCGCGAACATGGACTGGTACGGCGGCCCGACCGTGCTCGAGCACCTCGAGACCGTCCCCGTCAGCCACGACCTGACCACCTGCCACGCCCGGCTGCCCGTGCAGTACGTGATCCGCCCGCAGACCGCCGAGCACCCCGACTACCGCGGCTACGCGGGGCAGATCGCAGCCGGCACCTTCCGCGTCGGCGAGTCGGTGACCGTGCTGCCCTCCGGCCGCACGTCGAAGGTCTCCGGCATCGACCTGCTGGGCCGGTCCGTGGACGTGGCCTGGACGCCGCAGTCCGTCACGCTGCTGCTGGAGGACGACATCGACGTCTCCCGCGGCGACCTCATCGTGCCGAGCGACGACGCGCCCGCCACCACGCAGGACGTCGAGGCGACCGTCTGCCACGTCGCGGACGAGCCGCTCACCGTGGGCCAGCGGGTGCTGCTCAAGCACACGACCCGCACGGTCAAGGCGATCGTCAAGGAGATCCCCTCCAGGCTCACCCTCGACGACCTCTCCCAGCACCCCGAGCCGGGCCGGCTCGTCGCCAACGACATCGGCCGCGTCAAGGTCCGCACCGCGGAGCCGCTGGCCCTCGACTCGTACGCCCACTCCCGCCGCACCGGTTCGTTCCTGCTGATCGACCCGGCCGACGGCACCACGCTTGCCGCCGGCATGGCCGGGGACGCGTTCGCCGCCGAGGACACGCCGACCACCGTGGACGACGAGGGCTGGGACTTCTGACGATGACCGACATCTACTCGACCTTCGCCAAGGAGGGCGGCCGCGTCGGCAGCGGGGCGCTCGGCGCGGGCACGGGCGGGGTGGCGCGATGTGCGCGATGACGTACGCGCACCGCATGCGCGCCCGCATTCCGCACCGCCGAAGACCCCGCCTGACCGCCGACGACCCGGCAGCGTCGCACATGACGTGAGACCGGGCCTACGAGAGGAAATCCTCCCGTGCCAGCCACCCGTACCTTCCTGAGGCGCGGCTTCGCCGCCGCCGCCGTGCCGCTCCTCGCCGTCGTCCTGACGGCCTGCGGCTACGGCTCCCAGGCGAAGGACGACTCGGTCGCTCCCGCCGCCAAGGGCGAGAAGACCGGCGGTCTCGACACCGTGAAGATCGGGTACTTCCCGAACCTCACCCACGCCACCGCCCTGGTCGGTGACCAGCAGGGCATCATCCAGAAGGAGCTGGGCGGCACCAAGGTGTCGGCCTCGACCTTCAACGCCGGTCCCTCCGAGATCGAGGCCCTCAACGCCGGGTCCATCGACATCGGCTTCATCGGCCCCTCGCCGGCGATCAACGGCTATGTGAAGTCCAAGGGCGAGACCCTGCGGATCATCGGCGGCTCCGCCTCCGGCGGGGTGAAGCTGGTGGTGAACCCGAAGAAGATCCGACAGGTCGGGGACCTCGAGGGTAAGAGGATCGCCACCCCGCAGCTCGGCAACACCCAGGACGTCGCGTTCCTCAACTGGATCGCGGAGCAGGGCTGGAAGGTCGACGCCCAGACCGGCAAGGGCGACGTCTCCGTGGTCCGCACCGAGAACAAGGTCACCCCGAACGCCTATCTGTCCGGTTCGGTCGACGGCGCGTGGGTACCGGAGCCGACCGCGTCGAAGCTGGTGAGCGACGGTGCGAAGGTGCTGCTGGACGAGTCGGACCTGTGGCCGGACAAGAAGTTCGTGATCACGAACATCATCGTGTCGCAGACGTTCCTCGCCGAGCACCCGGAGGTCGTCGAGGCGGTGCTGCGCGGCACGGTGCGGACGAACGCCTGGATCAACGCCCACCCCGACGAGGCGAAGGAAGCGGCGAACGCGAAGCTCC
Coding sequences within it:
- the cysC gene encoding adenylyl-sulfate kinase; the protein is MTYTPEIQEKEVTGATIWLTGLPSAGKTTIAYELAGRLSAEGHRVELLDGDEIREFLSAGLGFTREDRHTNVQRIGFVAELLASNGVKVLVPVIAPYADSRDAVRKRHLSEGTPYLEVHVATPVEVCSVRDVKGLYARQAAGEISGLTGVDDPYEEPESPDLRIESHNQTVQESAAALHALLGERGLL
- a CDS encoding phosphoadenylyl-sulfate reductase, coding for MTTVQAERDLKTLAEQAGRDLEEASALEILEWATKTFGPRFCVTSSMEDAVVAHLASRVLPGVDVVFLDTGYHFEETIGTRDAVDAVMDVNVITLTPRRTVAEQDAEHGPKLHDRDPDLCCALRKVKPLEEGLTAYDAWATGLRRDESPTRANTPVVGWDEKRRKVKVSPIARWTQDDVDAYVAEHGVLTNPLLTDGYASVGCAPCTRRVLEGEDARAGRWAGRGKTECGLHG
- a CDS encoding putative leader peptide; this translates as MSSTGIALVSRRHVDLGRMSSAICPAC
- a CDS encoding GAF domain-containing protein gives rise to the protein MKNASLDLAGLAAMDTAEALRLLKGVRDAALSGRRPKVGPRADIDESWQRMLRRGLDPERDRRAGLLPLEELERRRLASPLLEVLPVLREGLVAMAEGAQHIMVVADAEGRLLWREGSAAVLRKGDSHGFVVGADWKEELVGTNGVGTPLVSRRPVQVHSAEHFVSTHHTWTCAGAPITDPRDGRLIGVVDISGPLSTMHPATLALVTSVARLAEAELRNRHHEALDRLRSVASPLLGRLGGRAVAVDANGWPAAVTGMAPPGRLPLPRSVRAGRLWLPSLGRCMVEPLPGGWLVRPDEASPEASEPGRVVLDLSRPRRPCVTVVGASGSWSHELSPRHAELLYVLARHRDGRSAAQLAQDLFEDPSRTVTVRAEMSRLRRHLAQVLAHRPYRFAEEVEVELVLPERPADLLPHSSAPAVRRGRMP
- the cysD gene encoding sulfate adenylyltransferase subunit CysD, with translation MTTVATVHEGTDSPYALSHLDALESEAVHIFREVAGEFERPVILFSGGKDSIVMLHLALKAFAPAPVPFSLLHVDTGHNFPEVLEYRDRTVARHGLRLHVASVQEYIDAGKLRERPDGTRNPLQTVPLTEAIQQHRFDAVFGGGRRDEEKARAKERVFSLRDEFSQWDPRRQRPELWQLYNGRHAPGEHVRVFPLSNWTELDVWQYIQREEIELPQIYFAHEREVFKRSGMWLTAGEWGGPKDTETTEKRLVRYRTVGDMSCTGAVDSDATTLAAVITEIAASRLTERGATRADDKLSEAAMEDRKREGYF
- a CDS encoding aliphatic sulfonate ABC transporter substrate-binding protein, giving the protein MPATRTFLRRGFAAAAVPLLAVVLTACGYGSQAKDDSVAPAAKGEKTGGLDTVKIGYFPNLTHATALVGDQQGIIQKELGGTKVSASTFNAGPSEIEALNAGSIDIGFIGPSPAINGYVKSKGETLRIIGGSASGGVKLVVNPKKIRQVGDLEGKRIATPQLGNTQDVAFLNWIAEQGWKVDAQTGKGDVSVVRTENKVTPNAYLSGSVDGAWVPEPTASKLVSDGAKVLLDESDLWPDKKFVITNIIVSQTFLAEHPEVVEAVLRGTVRTNAWINAHPDEAKEAANAKLQELTGKPLPPEVIDPAWKSIRFTDDPLAATLDAQADHAVRTGLLQQPDLAGIYDLKPLNKVLAAEGRPEVGDAGLGVK
- a CDS encoding GTP-binding protein, translating into MTSPTEQLAEQLSATTLLRFATAGSVDDGKSTLVGRLLHDSKSVLADQLEAVEHASRSRGQETPDLALLTDGLRAEREQGITIDVAYRYFATPRRRFILADTPGHVQYTRNMVTGASTAELAVVLVDARNGVVEQTRRHAAVAALLRVPHVVLAVNKMDLVDYAEPVFAKIAEEFTAYAASLGVPEITAIPISALAGDNVVDPSANMDWYGGPTVLEHLETVPVSHDLTTCHARLPVQYVIRPQTAEHPDYRGYAGQIAAGTFRVGESVTVLPSGRTSKVSGIDLLGRSVDVAWTPQSVTLLLEDDIDVSRGDLIVPSDDAPATTQDVEATVCHVADEPLTVGQRVLLKHTTRTVKAIVKEIPSRLTLDDLSQHPEPGRLVANDIGRVKVRTAEPLALDSYAHSRRTGSFLLIDPADGTTLAAGMAGDAFAAEDTPTTVDDEGWDF
- a CDS encoding acyl-CoA dehydrogenase family protein, which translates into the protein MAASTHTVSNQPPPLVGHDVFATDRALAEAVDRHVAAEAGDAAREELSVLGRAAGSVEAQEWGAQADGCPPRLRTHDRYGHRVDEVEFHPAWHRLLGRAVSAGLVSAWGRPGGHVRRAAGFLVWTQVEAGHGCPVSMTHAAVPALRTDPVLAAEWEPRLTSTVYEEGLRPASLKRGVLFGMGMTEKQGGSDVRTNTTRAEPLAQDGEYLLTGHKWFCSAPMSDGFLVLAQVAPAAGRGGLSCFLVPRVLEDGSRNVFRIQRLKDKLGNRSNASAEVEFEGTWARRVGEEGRGVRTIIGMVAATRLDCVLGSAALMRQAVAQAIHHTAYRSAFGGLLIDKPLMRNVLADLALESEAATTLGMRLAAAYDADTEQERAFLRLAVPTAKFWVAKRCTPVVAEALECLGGNGYVEESGMPRLLRESPLNSIWEGSGNVQALDVLRVLQREPSALNAFLQEVGRARGADHRLDGAIKGVLTELADLDGIEARARRLVERMALVLQGSLLVRWAPPEVADAFCASRLGGDGGSVFGTLPHTLDLASIVERARAVV
- a CDS encoding nitrite/sulfite reductase; protein product: MAASPEKPDSVTPRRKAGRHRGEGQWAMGHHTPLNGNEQTKKDDDGLNVRTRIETIYAHRGFDSIDGADLRGRMRWWGLYTQRKPGIDGGKTAILEPEELDDEFFMLRVRIDGGRLTTEQLRVIGEISQEFARGTADLTDRQNVQFHWIRIEDVPEIWRRLEAVGLSTTEACGDTPRTILGSPVAGIAQDEIVDGTPAIEEIHRRFIGNKEFSNLPRKFKTAISGSPLLDVAHEINDVAFVGVEHPEHGPGFDLWVGGGLSTNPKLGVRLGAWVPLDEVPDAWEGVVSIFRDYGYRRLRNRARLKFLVADWGPEKFRQVLEDEYLKRKLVDGPAPEQPAQQWRDHVGVHRQQDGRFYVGFAPRVGRVDGATLNKIAELAESHGSGRLRTTVEQKMIVLDVTEDQVDSLVSGLEALDLRVTPSPFRRGTMACTGIEFCKLAIVETKGRGSALIDELERRLPEFEEPLTINLNGCPNACARIQTADIGLKGQLMLDDEGNQVEGYQVHLGGALGLDPAFGRKVRGLKVTSAELPDYVERVLKRFEAERADGERFATWAARASEEALS